A region of Tolypothrix sp. NIES-4075 DNA encodes the following proteins:
- a CDS encoding alpha/beta hydrolase: protein MGNGEWGQGGQGGQGGQGGQGGQGAITNYQLAITNYQLPITNYQLPITN from the coding sequence ATGGGTAATGGGGAATGGGGACAAGGGGGACAAGGGGGACAAGGGGGACAAGGGGGACAAGGAGGACAAGGAGCAATTACCAATTACCAATTAGCAATTACCAATTACCAATTACCAATTACCAATTACCAATTACCAATTACCAATTAG
- a CDS encoding LysR family transcriptional regulator: MSNILFINKLYLKDMELRHLRYFIVVAEELNFTRAAERLHIAQPPLSQQIQALEAELKVQLFERKKRPLQLTAAGQVLLTEARLVFATVERAIISTKRANRGEIGRLVVGANSSIANSVLPDILRVWRSRFGDVELVLRELTSREQIQELRSRVIDVGFDRLPNENENDPDLSFLPILQESLVIALPEQHPLAVQSQIPLKALADEPFVLPPPNLVPSYSQIINLCQQVGFTPKVVQQATWMITVLSLVAGGVGVALLPANAQNLVRKGVVYREIQGENLTRQLAVIWRRDDSSIILREFIAVTKDIAH; the protein is encoded by the coding sequence ATGTCCAATATTTTGTTTATTAATAAACTATATTTAAAAGATATGGAACTTCGACATCTGCGTTACTTTATCGTTGTGGCTGAAGAATTAAACTTTACGCGTGCAGCGGAACGTTTACACATTGCCCAGCCACCTCTAAGCCAGCAAATACAAGCGCTAGAAGCTGAATTAAAAGTGCAACTGTTTGAACGTAAAAAACGCCCGTTACAGTTAACGGCAGCAGGACAAGTTTTGTTGACAGAAGCGCGTTTGGTTTTTGCGACTGTTGAACGGGCAATAATTTCGACAAAAAGAGCCAATCGTGGGGAGATTGGACGCTTAGTGGTGGGAGCTAATAGCTCGATCGCTAACAGTGTTTTACCAGATATTTTGCGAGTTTGGCGATCGCGCTTTGGTGATGTAGAATTGGTTTTGCGCGAATTAACTTCTAGAGAGCAGATACAAGAGTTGCGATCGCGTGTAATTGATGTTGGTTTTGATCGGCTACCTAATGAAAATGAAAACGATCCTGATTTGAGTTTTCTGCCGATTTTACAAGAATCTTTGGTGATTGCTTTACCCGAACAACATCCTCTGGCAGTTCAATCTCAAATTCCACTTAAAGCTTTAGCTGACGAACCTTTTGTATTACCTCCACCTAATTTAGTACCTTCATACAGTCAAATTATTAATCTGTGTCAGCAGGTAGGATTTACGCCAAAAGTAGTACAACAAGCAACATGGATGATTACTGTACTTAGTTTAGTTGCGGGTGGCGTCGGTGTGGCATTGCTTCCCGCTAATGCTCAAAATTTAGTCCGAAAGGGAGTTGTTTACCGAGAAATCCAGGGAGAGAATTTGACGCGACAGCTAGCTGTGATTTGGCGACGCGATGATTCATCTATAATTTTGCGTGAGTTTATTGCAGTAACAAAGGATATAGCGCATTAG
- a CDS encoding response regulator yields MQSNQRCRILAVDDTAANLFLLKTALEEEGYDVDTANNGSLALAKIEASPPSIVLLDVIMPGISGVEVTRRIRENPLSANIAILIVSGSDEACVAEALDAGANDSIRKPVKIDELLTKINKLCY; encoded by the coding sequence ATGCAATCAAACCAGCGTTGTCGAATCTTGGCTGTGGACGATACCGCAGCTAATTTGTTTTTATTGAAAACTGCTTTAGAAGAAGAAGGTTACGACGTTGATACGGCTAATAATGGTAGTTTGGCTTTAGCTAAAATTGAAGCTTCACCACCTTCTATCGTGCTGCTGGATGTAATTATGCCTGGAATAAGCGGGGTAGAAGTAACCCGACGCATCCGCGAGAATCCCTTATCAGCCAACATTGCCATTTTGATAGTTTCCGGTTCTGATGAAGCTTGTGTGGCAGAAGCATTAGATGCAGGTGCAAATGACTCTATTCGTAAACCCGTTAAAATTGATGAATTATTGACAAAAATTAATAAATTGTGCTATTAG
- a CDS encoding scytonemin biosynthesis sensor histidine kinase: MTVDTYTFIESNSKLELQTELQSFAQVLINRAVEPAFCLAANGQFLFVNDATCRMSEYSREELLSMTVDEIDIDFSPQVWSELWQLKSESLTFESRYRTKTSQILKVQVTLSYVNQGKEFICGFAPNKNDEVVLELVQYADKSNNCHEDLQNELKTSLSLLHSTLESTSIGILAVNLKGEITYYNQKFMDMWQLPTTINISKKYNRSKTKAFFEAQVKDLEVFRSCVWEMSNSSDRTRYDLVELNDGRIFAHYSQPQRTGEKIIGRVWSIWDVTESKRTEERLRLNEARFRTLAETTEAAIFLVQGQHLCYVNPAAEVLTGYTFEELLTDFDLDKLILSKNLRQVNKQEAEANGEYQEMQILTKNGTQRWLACTTALLDGMFDFNGKPVELITAIDITDYKQAEFERSQALEQTKRLSEQKERFVSMLCHQFRTPLNIVSFSADLLKRHIDKWTEEKKGSYFDLIQDGIKQISQLLDDILLFGKAEAAKLQYQPTEINLNQFCGDVIYQVQLANSNQQSINFVSPDNSTTAYLDLKMLQHILSNLLSNAIKYSPDNNTITLELSCSDENIIFQIKDAGIGISQQDQKQIFEPFYRGSNIDSIPGTGLGLAIVKTLVDLHGGEIAVESQVGAGSTFTVTLPSVKDLKCD; this comes from the coding sequence ATGACGGTTGATACTTATACGTTTATTGAGTCTAACTCAAAATTGGAATTACAAACAGAATTACAGTCATTTGCTCAAGTCTTGATAAATCGGGCTGTAGAACCTGCTTTTTGTTTAGCAGCGAACGGGCAATTTCTTTTTGTTAATGATGCAACTTGCCGCATGAGTGAGTATTCCCGTGAGGAGTTACTTTCGATGACGGTAGATGAGATAGATATAGACTTTTCTCCACAAGTTTGGTCAGAATTATGGCAATTGAAATCAGAATCTTTAACCTTTGAATCTCGCTATCGAACAAAGACAAGTCAGATATTAAAAGTACAAGTCACTCTGAGTTATGTAAATCAAGGTAAGGAATTTATCTGTGGTTTTGCTCCTAATAAAAATGATGAAGTTGTATTGGAACTAGTACAATATGCAGATAAATCAAATAATTGTCACGAAGATTTACAAAATGAACTGAAAACATCTCTTTCTTTACTTCATTCTACTCTCGAATCTACCTCCATTGGCATACTGGCAGTAAACTTGAAGGGAGAAATCACTTATTATAACCAAAAATTCATGGATATGTGGCAACTGCCAACAACGATAAACATATCCAAGAAATATAACCGAAGCAAAACCAAAGCATTTTTTGAGGCACAAGTGAAAGATTTAGAAGTTTTTCGCTCATGCGTTTGGGAAATGTCAAATAGTAGCGATCGCACAAGATACGACTTGGTAGAATTAAACGATGGCAGGATTTTTGCCCACTACTCGCAACCGCAGCGAACCGGTGAAAAAATTATCGGTAGAGTCTGGAGTATTTGGGACGTTACAGAATCAAAACGAACTGAGGAAAGACTCAGACTCAACGAAGCGAGATTTCGCACTTTAGCAGAAACTACAGAAGCGGCTATTTTCCTAGTTCAAGGTCAGCACCTTTGCTATGTAAATCCGGCAGCTGAAGTACTGACCGGCTACACATTCGAGGAATTGCTAACTGATTTCGATCTTGATAAACTGATTTTAAGCAAAAACCTGAGGCAAGTAAACAAGCAAGAAGCTGAAGCTAATGGTGAATATCAAGAGATGCAAATTCTCACAAAAAACGGTACTCAACGCTGGCTAGCTTGCACAACTGCACTGCTGGATGGAATGTTTGATTTTAACGGTAAACCAGTTGAACTGATTACAGCGATTGATATCACCGATTACAAACAAGCAGAATTTGAGCGATCGCAAGCTTTAGAACAAACAAAACGACTGAGCGAACAAAAAGAACGCTTTGTCTCTATGCTCTGTCATCAATTCCGCACTCCCCTAAACATTGTATCATTCTCTGCTGATTTGCTCAAACGTCACATTGACAAATGGACTGAAGAAAAGAAAGGCTCGTATTTCGATTTAATTCAAGATGGTATCAAACAAATCAGTCAGTTGTTGGATGACATTTTGTTGTTTGGTAAAGCAGAAGCGGCAAAATTACAGTACCAACCAACAGAAATCAACCTCAATCAGTTTTGTGGTGATGTTATTTATCAGGTGCAGTTGGCAAATAGCAACCAACAATCAATCAATTTTGTAAGTCCAGATAACTCTACAACTGCTTATTTAGACTTGAAAATGCTACAGCATATCTTAAGTAACTTGCTCTCGAATGCGATAAAATATTCGCCTGATAATAACACCATTACGCTAGAACTATCTTGTTCAGATGAAAATATAATTTTTCAAATTAAAGATGCAGGTATTGGCATTTCCCAACAAGACCAAAAACAAATATTTGAGCCATTTTATCGGGGTAGCAATATCGATAGCATTCCCGGTACTGGATTAGGACTAGCGATTGTCAAAACTCTTGTTGATTTACATGGTGGTGAAATTGCTGTAGAAAGTCAAGTAGGTGCAGGCAGTACGTTTACTGTGACGTTGCCATCAGTAAAAGATTTGAAGTGTGATTAA
- a CDS encoding response regulator has product MKILLVEDDQAAAEVLKNILTHQHYTVDLAADGETGLSLAEMFAYDLVLLDVMLPKLDGLTFCRQLRAEKNDTPILLLTALDNSTSKVIGLDAGANDYVVKPFEANELLARIRALVRQKSPALSSVIEAGNVRLDSTSSNVTCNGQILRLTAKEYALLELFMRNSHRIFSQETLLDYLWSSEEMPLANTVRAHIKALRQKLKQAGANDLIETVHGQGYRLKLEQNGHSQVKLSAATKLEQPTEVDATVVDRYQPQLSSALADIWKRFQPKYSDRITILEQNITALLANTLTEEQAQQAQASAHQLIGSLGSFGFLEASRLCREIEKIFRAGVKQSRVEVERLSLLIVALRQELQRPLAIAPDAGAKRCHRQRFANIKQQPYLLIVDLDVQLSQQLIQEAAIWGIQAFVVTLTEARVAIAQKCPDVVLLDLGFSNSIESGLELLAELTTNNWDVPVLVFSAHEDFAYRLKVARLGGQIFLHKPVPPASVIAAVIQVLQRSDIVHAKIMVVDDDPQMLDILRTLLEPWGFELTLLDDCDRFWETLNAFNPDLLILDVQMPLSGIELCQVVRNDPYWSHLPVMFLSVHKDAETVNRVFAGGADDYLSKPIQGPELIARIMNRLERTLTSNSASSITR; this is encoded by the coding sequence GTGAAAATTCTGCTAGTAGAGGACGATCAAGCAGCTGCTGAAGTGTTAAAGAATATTCTGACACATCAGCATTACACAGTCGATTTGGCTGCTGATGGTGAAACTGGACTGTCCCTTGCCGAAATGTTTGCTTATGACTTAGTTTTGTTAGATGTTATGTTGCCAAAGCTGGATGGTCTAACGTTTTGCAGACAGCTGCGGGCTGAAAAAAATGATACGCCGATTCTGCTTTTGACAGCTTTGGACAATAGCACTAGCAAAGTTATTGGGTTAGATGCTGGAGCTAATGATTATGTTGTTAAGCCTTTTGAAGCTAATGAGTTATTAGCTCGGATACGTGCTTTGGTGCGGCAAAAAAGTCCGGCTCTCTCTTCAGTGATAGAGGCAGGAAATGTCAGGCTTGATTCTACTAGTTCTAATGTTACCTGCAACGGGCAAATTTTGCGTTTGACTGCTAAGGAATATGCTTTACTAGAACTGTTTATGCGTAACAGTCACCGGATATTTAGTCAAGAAACTTTGCTCGATTATCTCTGGTCATCTGAAGAAATGCCTTTAGCGAATACTGTCAGAGCGCATATCAAAGCTTTACGGCAGAAATTGAAGCAAGCAGGGGCAAATGATTTGATTGAGACAGTCCACGGACAGGGGTATCGGCTGAAATTAGAGCAAAATGGGCATTCTCAAGTTAAGCTTTCTGCTGCGACAAAGCTTGAGCAACCAACAGAAGTAGATGCGACAGTAGTAGATCGATACCAACCACAATTATCCTCAGCGCTGGCTGACATTTGGAAGCGATTTCAGCCCAAGTATAGCGATCGCATCACAATTTTAGAACAAAATATAACCGCGCTGCTTGCAAATACGCTAACTGAAGAACAAGCACAACAAGCACAAGCATCAGCTCACCAGCTAATCGGATCGCTGGGTAGCTTTGGTTTTCTTGAAGCGTCGCGTTTGTGTCGTGAAATTGAAAAAATTTTTCGAGCTGGAGTAAAACAAAGTCGAGTTGAAGTTGAACGTCTTTCTCTATTGATTGTAGCGTTGCGGCAAGAATTGCAACGACCACTGGCAATTGCCCCAGATGCTGGAGCGAAGCGCTGCCATAGGCAGCGCTTCGCTAACATTAAGCAACAACCCTACTTGTTAATTGTCGATTTGGATGTGCAACTAAGTCAGCAATTAATACAGGAAGCTGCAATCTGGGGAATTCAGGCTTTTGTAGTCACATTAACTGAAGCTAGAGTTGCGATCGCCCAAAAATGCCCGGATGTGGTATTACTCGATTTGGGCTTTTCTAACTCTATTGAAAGTGGCTTAGAACTGTTAGCAGAACTGACGACTAATAATTGGGATGTACCCGTGCTGGTATTTTCGGCACATGAAGACTTTGCCTATCGGCTAAAAGTAGCTCGTCTGGGGGGACAAATTTTTTTGCACAAACCTGTACCTCCTGCCTCTGTAATAGCAGCAGTTATCCAGGTGCTACAGCGGTCTGACATTGTTCACGCAAAAATTATGGTTGTGGACGACGATCCCCAGATGTTAGACATTTTACGCACTTTACTAGAGCCTTGGGGATTCGAGCTAACGCTGCTAGATGACTGCGATCGCTTTTGGGAGACATTAAACGCATTTAACCCGGATTTGCTGATTTTAGATGTACAAATGCCATTAAGTGGTATTGAGTTATGCCAAGTGGTGCGAAACGATCCATACTGGAGTCATTTACCCGTGATGTTTTTATCTGTTCACAAAGATGCAGAAACAGTGAATCGGGTATTTGCTGGGGGTGCAGATGATTATCTGAGTAAGCCAATCCAAGGACCCGAATTAATTGCTCGTATAATGAATCGGCTGGAACGCACACTTACTTCCAATAGCGCAAGTTCCATAACAAGATAA
- a CDS encoding aspartoacylase, which yields MNKINRVAIVGGTHGNEFTGVYLIKKFEQNLNLVKRSSFETLTLLGNPQAFIESRRYIDKDLNRSFFSQDLQNSTLSGYEAMRAKVIEKMLGPKGKSQVDVIVDLHSTTSNMGLSILLGELHPFTLQLAAYLSSINPEVKVCYTQFEQESNLLRSLCDFGFAIEVGPVAQAVLNAELFQKTEELVYAVLDYLERSNQGIIENINSPLTVYRYGGVIDFPRNEHGEIKAMIHPQLQFKDYQALHPGDPIFLTFDGQAIAYAGSSTVYPIFINEAAYYEKGIAMCLTEKQQLEVNPLGEFKTL from the coding sequence ATGAACAAAATTAATCGCGTAGCAATTGTTGGAGGAACACACGGAAATGAGTTCACAGGAGTATACCTGATCAAAAAGTTTGAGCAAAACTTAAATTTAGTTAAGCGATCCAGCTTTGAAACTCTGACATTATTGGGAAATCCCCAAGCTTTTATAGAAAGCAGACGATATATTGATAAAGATTTGAATCGTAGCTTTTTCAGTCAAGATTTGCAAAATTCAACACTTTCTGGTTATGAAGCAATGCGGGCAAAAGTTATTGAAAAAATGCTCGGTCCGAAAGGCAAATCTCAGGTAGATGTGATTGTCGATTTGCACAGTACAACTTCAAATATGGGGTTGAGTATCCTTTTAGGTGAACTGCATCCATTTACTTTACAATTGGCTGCTTATTTGAGTTCAATTAATCCAGAGGTAAAAGTTTGTTATACGCAATTTGAGCAAGAAAGTAATTTACTTCGTTCTCTGTGCGATTTTGGTTTTGCGATTGAAGTTGGTCCAGTGGCTCAAGCTGTGTTGAACGCAGAATTATTTCAAAAAACAGAGGAACTTGTTTACGCAGTTTTGGATTATCTAGAAAGAAGCAACCAAGGTATAATTGAAAATATAAATAGCCCGCTGACAGTTTATCGATATGGCGGGGTGATTGATTTTCCTAGAAACGAGCATGGGGAAATTAAAGCGATGATTCACCCGCAACTTCAGTTTAAAGATTATCAAGCTCTTCATCCCGGCGATCCGATTTTTCTCACCTTTGATGGTCAAGCGATCGCCTACGCAGGATCGTCAACCGTTTATCCAATTTTTATCAACGAAGCGGCATACTATGAGAAAGGCATTGCTATGTGTTTAACCGAGAAACAACAGCTTGAAGTCAACCCCTTAGGAGAATTCAAGACTTTGTAA
- a CDS encoding MHYT domain-containing protein, whose translation MLTADVAISSSYDPRIISLSIAIAVLAAYTALDLAGRVTAATSWAKTAWLIGGAIVMGIGIWSMHFVAMLAFSLPIPMTYDMLTVLLSILPAIIASAGALFLASRPTLSFWQLIMGGILMGIGIASMHYIGMSAMRIEANTTYNPLLFAVSIAIAISASIVALSVAFQLRTQSSTSAGLARIFGALIMGLAIAGMHYTGMAAANFTPTNPKAIATGAMKDSLTWLAVTIGIATFVILGFALLTSFVDRQLTQQVKLLEKQEAEARRSQLFTEITLQIRRSLKSEDVLYTTVNEIRQALKSDRVVIYRFHPDLSGTIVAESVADGWIKTIGKTVHDPFREDYIAMYTSGEVRATDNVNEAGYTNCHCQILEDFQIKGNLVAPIIINNQLISILCVHQCSQPRHWQKFEIDLVRHLAIQVGIALEQASLLNEFQQSQKVLRLRDRAIAAASNAIIITDPRAIDNPIIFCNPAFETITGYSPEEAVGRNCRFLQGPDTDPATIEQLRHAVRDSLECQVVIKNYRKDKTPYWSELTISPVRDSFGQVINYIGVQADITRRKQAEEELKFSQKAMHCQLLELLINVKEASKGNLTVGAENLVGEVGVVADVFNTIIQNLRQIVNQVKVAAYQVNLSLDENSGVIQQLANQAMTQAEEINYALEEVNKLNLFIQTVADDAHQLSEIADKTSDTAATTQAVIDDTIESIFNLQQTIIEKVNKVKRLGESSPKIAFVVSLIKQIVLQTNLLAINANIEAAWVGKEGRGFTIVAEQIGQLAAQCLEATKEVQQMLENMEMETSEVVKTIQIETREVLEKASTIKDAKQNLGQILEISRQINDLAESINNATVSQAQNSSAIASRMQHLVAASEHTANSSYMVFNSLQQTQQVTLQLEDSVNAFKTDA comes from the coding sequence ATGCTGACGGCAGATGTAGCTATAAGTAGCAGCTACGACCCGCGTATTATATCGCTTTCGATAGCGATCGCCGTTTTAGCTGCATATACTGCTTTAGATTTGGCAGGACGGGTAACAGCAGCCACATCTTGGGCAAAAACCGCTTGGTTGATTGGTGGGGCAATTGTTATGGGCATCGGTATTTGGTCGATGCACTTTGTCGCCATGTTAGCATTCAGTCTACCCATACCGATGACATATGACATGTTGACGGTGTTGCTGTCAATTTTACCTGCAATTATTGCCTCCGCAGGAGCGCTTTTTTTGGCGAGTCGCCCAACTTTGAGCTTCTGGCAATTGATTATGGGCGGTATTTTGATGGGTATTGGCATCGCCTCAATGCACTACATCGGCATGTCAGCGATGCGGATAGAAGCAAACACAACGTATAATCCATTGCTGTTTGCAGTTTCGATAGCGATCGCCATTAGTGCCTCAATTGTAGCGTTATCTGTCGCCTTTCAACTACGCACGCAAAGCAGTACATCTGCGGGATTAGCAAGAATCTTCGGTGCGCTGATTATGGGATTGGCGATCGCCGGGATGCATTACACTGGCATGGCAGCGGCTAACTTCACACCGACCAACCCCAAAGCAATTGCAACCGGGGCGATGAAAGATTCCCTCACCTGGTTAGCTGTTACTATTGGCATTGCCACCTTTGTAATTTTAGGTTTTGCGTTACTGACTTCATTTGTCGATCGGCAATTGACACAGCAAGTAAAGCTTTTAGAAAAGCAAGAAGCAGAAGCAAGACGTTCGCAACTATTTACAGAGATTACCTTGCAAATTAGGCGTAGTCTCAAATCAGAAGATGTTCTTTACACCACCGTCAACGAAATTCGTCAAGCATTAAAATCAGACCGCGTAGTTATTTATCGCTTTCATCCTGACTTGAGTGGCACCATCGTTGCTGAATCGGTAGCAGACGGCTGGATCAAAACCATCGGCAAAACAGTCCATGACCCCTTTAGAGAAGATTACATTGCAATGTACACAAGTGGTGAAGTCCGAGCCACCGACAACGTAAACGAAGCAGGTTATACAAATTGCCACTGCCAGATTCTGGAAGACTTTCAAATCAAGGGGAATTTAGTTGCACCAATTATTATTAACAATCAGCTTATCAGCATTTTATGCGTTCACCAATGTTCTCAACCCCGGCATTGGCAAAAGTTTGAAATTGATTTAGTCAGACATTTAGCAATTCAAGTCGGAATCGCTTTAGAACAAGCGAGTCTTTTAAATGAGTTTCAGCAGTCGCAGAAAGTATTGCGACTTCGCGATCGCGCCATTGCCGCCGCTAGCAATGCTATCATCATTACCGACCCGCGAGCGATCGACAATCCGATTATCTTTTGCAATCCCGCATTTGAAACTATCACAGGCTATTCACCCGAAGAAGCGGTTGGACGCAATTGCCGATTTTTGCAAGGACCCGACACAGACCCCGCAACTATTGAACAATTACGTCATGCAGTCCGCGACTCTTTAGAATGCCAGGTAGTAATTAAGAATTACCGCAAAGATAAAACACCATATTGGTCTGAATTAACGATTTCTCCAGTGCGAGATTCATTCGGACAAGTCATCAATTATATTGGGGTGCAAGCTGATATTACCCGACGCAAGCAAGCAGAAGAAGAATTAAAATTTAGTCAAAAAGCAATGCATTGCCAACTTTTAGAGCTTCTCATCAACGTTAAAGAAGCATCGAAAGGCAATTTAACTGTGGGTGCAGAAAATCTCGTCGGTGAAGTGGGGGTAGTAGCTGATGTTTTTAATACGATTATTCAGAACCTGCGGCAAATTGTCAATCAAGTAAAAGTTGCTGCTTATCAAGTAAATCTTTCCCTTGATGAAAACTCAGGTGTGATTCAGCAATTGGCAAATCAAGCTATGACACAAGCAGAAGAAATTAATTACGCCTTAGAAGAAGTAAATAAACTCAATTTATTTATTCAAACAGTAGCAGATGATGCCCATCAACTATCAGAAATTGCCGACAAAACTTCTGATACAGCAGCAACAACCCAAGCCGTAATCGATGATACTATAGAAAGTATCTTTAATTTACAACAGACAATAATAGAAAAAGTAAATAAAGTGAAGCGTCTGGGAGAATCTTCGCCAAAAATTGCCTTCGTTGTCTCGTTGATTAAGCAAATCGTCTTGCAAACTAACTTGTTAGCCATCAACGCGAATATTGAAGCAGCGTGGGTCGGCAAAGAAGGTCGAGGCTTTACGATAGTGGCAGAACAAATTGGTCAATTAGCAGCCCAATGTTTAGAAGCGACGAAAGAAGTTCAACAAATGCTAGAGAACATGGAAATGGAAACTAGCGAAGTGGTCAAAACTATACAAATAGAAACTAGGGAAGTGCTAGAAAAAGCAAGTACGATCAAAGATGCCAAGCAGAACCTGGGGCAGATTTTAGAAATATCTCGCCAAATTAATGATTTAGCGGAGTCGATTAACAATGCAACCGTATCTCAAGCACAAAATTCGAGTGCGATCGCATCCAGGATGCAACATCTTGTCGCTGCTTCAGAACACACTGCAAATTCATCTTACATGGTGTTTAACTCTTTGCAACAAACACAACAAGTAACATTGCAATTAGAAGACTCTGTTAATGCATTCAAAACTGATGCTTAA
- a CDS encoding helix-turn-helix domain-containing protein, with the protein MNVEQLATNAEVFHRRLAGLHETTKTLSWISPDLLPQAFKELIATSNTLQLAAEELYEQNEELVRTSYLLEEECQTYQDLFELTSDAYLVTNSEGIIVEANSAACDLLACSKRFLVGKPIFNFVSLEECQRFPSEIEISQSQKSRELVPLQRQSNSSYVALTVGVVKNKQGKPQTLHWLRREKTGHQRVELTPLNYDCNDYDISKKRPVHKYYKGETIPLNPLVICYVLQGSVKLSTFCETGQEVMLGLAAPDMVFGSSITSLNTYEAIALSDVELVTIYEAEIAANPFLSYTLLPKIKQRLCQTESFLFIFAKRRVEERLQDFLLLLKQEIGQTVAKGTRISIRLTHEEIASACCTTRVTITRLLGKLQRQGFISLDSNNHIIILGNG; encoded by the coding sequence GTGAACGTAGAACAATTAGCCACAAACGCAGAAGTATTCCACAGACGTTTAGCAGGTTTACACGAAACTACCAAGACATTGTCTTGGATATCTCCAGATTTGCTACCCCAAGCATTTAAGGAACTGATTGCTACCTCGAATACTTTACAGTTAGCAGCAGAGGAACTGTATGAGCAAAATGAAGAACTTGTGCGAACATCATATTTACTAGAAGAGGAATGTCAAACCTATCAAGATTTATTTGAGTTAACATCAGACGCTTATTTAGTCACTAACAGCGAAGGCATAATCGTTGAAGCTAACTCTGCTGCATGTGATTTACTTGCATGTTCCAAACGGTTTTTGGTGGGCAAACCAATATTTAATTTTGTCTCTCTAGAAGAATGTCAACGCTTTCCTAGTGAAATCGAAATATCTCAATCGCAAAAAAGCAGAGAATTAGTACCACTACAACGTCAAAGCAATTCATCTTACGTAGCTTTGACAGTAGGTGTTGTCAAGAATAAACAGGGTAAACCTCAAACTCTACACTGGCTCAGGCGTGAGAAAACTGGGCATCAGCGAGTAGAATTAACACCTTTAAATTATGACTGCAATGACTACGATATCAGCAAAAAACGTCCTGTGCATAAATATTATAAAGGTGAAACTATTCCCCTTAACCCTTTAGTTATTTGCTACGTTCTTCAGGGTTCGGTGAAGCTAAGTACATTTTGTGAAACGGGTCAAGAAGTGATGCTAGGATTAGCAGCTCCAGATATGGTTTTTGGCTCTAGCATAACTTCTTTAAACACTTATGAGGCAATAGCTTTGTCAGATGTTGAGTTAGTGACAATTTATGAAGCAGAAATAGCAGCTAACCCGTTTTTGAGTTATACGCTTTTACCTAAAATCAAACAGCGATTATGCCAGACAGAATCTTTCTTGTTTATTTTCGCCAAGCGAAGGGTAGAAGAGCGTTTGCAAGATTTCTTACTACTTTTGAAACAGGAAATCGGTCAAACAGTGGCAAAGGGAACTCGCATTTCAATTCGCTTAACTCATGAAGAAATTGCTAGCGCTTGCTGCACTACTAGAGTAACAATTACACGATTACTGGGCAAGTTACAGCGACAAGGTTTTATTAGTTTAGACTCAAACAATCACATTATTATTTTAGGGAATGGGTAA